In a genomic window of Pelotomaculum thermopropionicum SI:
- the Tar gene encoding methyl-accepting chemotaxis protein, which produces MSLRAKFLVGLALFILGTLIFSGTIFYKLNEIQDTIQAAGVFQSLAGHSAAFDGNIQKIEAACVFMKRLVFAAALLAAAFGAAAVFLLTKAVALPAGLLAAGAVRAASGDLTEAEIKAESKDELGQLAEAFNSMTARLREMTARLQERAANIASSAGQLSASTQNIATGASETASTANQLAATTEQVTENIQRLADTSARASGYAQEGRESIVNITSQMEEIREATAASSEAITNLSHLSAKISQIVEIITSIASQTNLLALNAAIEAARAGEQGKGFAVVADEVRKLAEESAGAAKEINNLVVNIQQGAVIAVQAMEKGNTRVQAGSKAIQDMGATFEKIIGAVHEVADEVCSVASAVEEVSSAAQNLSASTEEQTAAIEEISSATQELVKIAEDIESLAGYFRTSRE; this is translated from the coding sequence ATGTCACTGCGTGCAAAGTTCCTGGTTGGACTGGCCCTTTTTATTCTGGGCACCCTTATTTTTTCCGGCACTATTTTTTACAAGCTTAATGAAATTCAGGATACAATTCAGGCCGCCGGGGTTTTCCAGAGCCTGGCCGGTCACAGTGCCGCTTTTGACGGAAATATACAGAAAATCGAGGCCGCCTGTGTTTTCATGAAGCGCCTGGTATTTGCCGCCGCCCTGCTTGCCGCCGCCTTCGGCGCGGCCGCCGTTTTTCTGCTGACAAAAGCAGTAGCCCTTCCTGCCGGGCTGCTGGCCGCCGGAGCGGTCAGAGCGGCGTCGGGCGATCTCACAGAAGCTGAAATAAAAGCAGAATCAAAGGACGAACTGGGACAACTGGCCGAAGCGTTTAACTCAATGACGGCCAGGTTAAGGGAAATGACCGCCCGGCTTCAGGAAAGAGCCGCGAACATAGCTTCTTCGGCCGGCCAGTTGTCTGCCAGCACCCAGAACATTGCCACCGGAGCCTCCGAAACTGCCAGCACGGCCAACCAGTTAGCAGCCACAACGGAACAGGTTACCGAGAACATCCAGCGGCTCGCCGACACGTCGGCCCGGGCATCCGGCTATGCCCAGGAAGGCAGGGAGAGCATCGTCAATATCACCTCCCAGATGGAGGAAATCAGAGAGGCCACTGCTGCCTCCAGTGAAGCAATCACCAATTTAAGCCACCTATCAGCCAAAATTTCCCAAATTGTAGAGATAATTACCTCTATCGCCAGCCAGACCAACCTGCTGGCCTTAAATGCCGCCATTGAAGCGGCCCGGGCCGGGGAGCAGGGCAAGGGGTTTGCTGTAGTTGCCGATGAAGTGAGAAAACTGGCCGAGGAGTCTGCCGGCGCGGCTAAAGAAATTAACAATCTCGTGGTTAACATCCAGCAGGGGGCGGTAATCGCGGTTCAGGCCATGGAAAAGGGCAATACCCGGGTACAGGCAGGCTCAAAGGCAATCCAGGACATGGGAGCCACCTTCGAAAAAATTATCGGCGCCGTCCATGAAGTGGCCGATGAAGTTTGTTCAGTAGCCTCTGCTGTCGAGGAGGTCTCTTCGGCCGCCCAAAACCTTTCGGCATCTACCGAAGAACAAACGGCCGCAATAGAAGAAATATCATCCGCCACCCAGGAACTGGTCAAAATAGCCGAAGATATCGAAAGCCTTGCCGGCTACTTCAGAACAAGCCGGGAATAA
- the AccA gene encoding acetyl-CoA carboxylase alpha subunit — protein sequence MPVILDFEKPIQELELKISELRNFSREKGIDLANEISILENRVREVREAIYGNLTPWQKVLIARHSERPNTYDYINYLFTDFIELHGDRLFGDDPAVVGGICRFRGRAVTVVGHLKGKDTKENLARNFGMAHPEGYRKAMRLMKQAEKFRRPVICFIDTPGAYCGMGAEERGQSEAIARSIMTMATLKTPIVSVVIGEGGSGGAIAFGVGDRILMLEHTIYSVISPEGYASILWKDASRAREAAEAIKITAQDLFELGVADQVVPEPLGGAHRDPEAAAANLGEALAKALEELLEIEPEKLVAARYGKFRTIGSLMRESI from the coding sequence ATGCCGGTCATTTTGGATTTTGAAAAGCCGATCCAGGAACTGGAGCTTAAGATAAGCGAATTAAGGAATTTTTCCAGGGAAAAAGGAATAGATCTGGCAAACGAGATATCCATTCTGGAAAACCGGGTCAGGGAGGTCAGGGAAGCCATTTACGGCAACCTGACACCCTGGCAGAAGGTACTCATTGCCAGGCATTCCGAGCGTCCCAACACTTACGATTATATAAACTATCTTTTTACCGATTTTATAGAACTGCACGGGGACCGTCTTTTCGGGGACGACCCGGCGGTGGTGGGCGGCATTTGCCGCTTCCGGGGACGCGCCGTAACCGTGGTGGGCCACCTGAAGGGCAAAGACACCAAGGAGAACCTGGCCAGGAATTTCGGCATGGCCCATCCCGAAGGCTACCGCAAGGCCATGCGCCTGATGAAGCAGGCTGAAAAATTCAGGCGGCCGGTAATCTGTTTTATCGACACGCCCGGCGCGTACTGCGGGATGGGGGCGGAGGAAAGGGGGCAGTCCGAGGCCATTGCCCGGAGCATAATGACCATGGCCACCCTGAAAACCCCCATAGTTTCCGTGGTAATTGGCGAGGGCGGCAGCGGCGGGGCCATAGCTTTCGGGGTAGGCGACCGCATTCTGATGCTGGAGCATACCATCTATTCGGTCATATCGCCGGAAGGTTACGCCAGCATATTATGGAAGGACGCCTCGCGCGCCCGCGAAGCGGCCGAGGCCATCAAGATTACCGCCCAGGATCTTTTTGAGCTGGGGGTGGCCGATCAGGTGGTTCCCGAACCGCTGGGCGGGGCGCACCGCGATCCGGAGGCCGCCGCGGCAAACCTGGGCGAGGCCCTGGCAAAAGCCCTGGAAGAACTGCTGGAAATCGAACCGGAAAAGCTGGTGGCGGCCAGGTACGGCAAATTCCGCACCATCGGCAGTTTAATGCGGGAATCGATTTAA
- the EbsC gene encoding uncharacterized conserved protein translates to MTVIERVQSYLDRFNLGLRIIELEESTSTCELAAAALGVEVGQIAKTLVFLADDRPVLVVASGDNKVKSGKLKRCLGASKVRMADPETVERVTGYPVGGVCPVALPERMPVLLDGSMRRFPVVYAAAGTPRSALPVTMEQLEIITGGKWADLV, encoded by the coding sequence ATGACCGTTATTGAGAGGGTCCAGTCCTACCTGGATCGGTTCAATTTAGGCCTGAGAATAATAGAACTGGAGGAAAGCACCAGCACCTGCGAGCTGGCTGCGGCCGCGCTGGGGGTGGAAGTGGGGCAGATTGCCAAGACGCTTGTGTTTTTAGCAGATGACCGGCCGGTTCTGGTGGTGGCAAGCGGCGACAACAAGGTTAAAAGCGGGAAGCTGAAGAGATGCCTGGGGGCGTCAAAAGTCAGGATGGCCGACCCGGAAACGGTAGAAAGGGTTACCGGTTATCCGGTGGGGGGAGTCTGCCCTGTGGCGCTGCCGGAGAGAATGCCCGTCCTGCTGGACGGCTCGATGCGCCGTTTCCCGGTGGTTTATGCAGCGGCCGGCACGCCCCGCTCGGCCCTGCCTGTAACAATGGAGCAACTGGAGATAATTACGGGAGGAAAGTGGGCAGATCTGGTATGA
- the CspR gene encoding predicted rRNA methylase (SpoU class) gives MHVVLVEPEIPANTGNIARTCAATGATLHLIKPLGFSTEDRYLKRAGLDYWNLVRVLYHDSFGEFAASYRGCRFYLATTKARRLYTEVSYEPGSCLVFGKETKGLPPEILDGYPDGQIRVPMIDGARSLNLANAVAVVLYEALRQQGFPGLK, from the coding sequence TTGCATGTGGTGCTGGTGGAGCCGGAAATACCGGCCAATACTGGAAATATAGCCCGGACCTGTGCTGCTACCGGAGCAACCCTTCACTTAATAAAGCCCCTTGGTTTTTCCACAGAGGACAGGTATCTTAAACGGGCCGGCCTTGACTACTGGAACCTGGTTAGGGTGCTGTACCACGACAGCTTTGGGGAGTTTGCGGCCTCTTACCGCGGCTGCCGGTTTTACCTGGCCACCACAAAGGCCCGGCGCCTTTACACGGAAGTTTCGTACGAGCCCGGCTCCTGCCTGGTTTTTGGCAAGGAGACGAAAGGGCTGCCGCCCGAGATCCTGGACGGCTACCCCGACGGTCAGATCCGGGTGCCGATGATAGACGGGGCCAGGTCGCTAAATCTGGCCAACGCGGTGGCGGTGGTGCTTTACGAAGCCCTGCGCCAGCAGGGTTTTCCCGGGCTGAAGTAA
- the AccD gene encoding acetyl-CoA carboxylase beta subunit yields MILDLFRKQKYITVQPESETREIPEGVWVKCERCGEILFKKELDKNYKVCLKCGFHFRLSAFERIAMTVDEGSFKELDAALLPVNPFNLPDYESKLVSARQSTGLNEAVLTGEAAIEGYPAVVVVMDARFMMASMGTVVGEKITRAAEAAAAGRRPLIIFSASGGARMQEGILSLMQMAKTVAALARLGEEGQLYISVLTDPTTGGVSASFAALGDIVIAEPGALIGFAGPRVIEQTIRQKLPEGFQRAEFLKQHGFVDMIVPRPQMKETLARLLDLHLRGEK; encoded by the coding sequence TTGATTTTGGATCTGTTCCGCAAGCAAAAGTATATAACTGTTCAGCCGGAGTCCGAAACTCGCGAGATACCGGAGGGCGTATGGGTTAAGTGTGAACGGTGCGGCGAAATCTTATTTAAAAAGGAACTGGATAAAAACTACAAGGTCTGCCTGAAGTGTGGATTTCACTTCAGGCTGTCCGCCTTTGAGCGGATTGCGATGACCGTGGATGAAGGAAGTTTTAAGGAACTGGATGCGGCCCTGCTGCCGGTTAACCCGTTTAACCTGCCCGATTACGAAAGCAAGCTCGTCAGCGCCCGACAGAGCACCGGCCTGAACGAGGCGGTGTTAACCGGGGAGGCGGCAATAGAAGGCTACCCGGCAGTTGTGGTGGTAATGGACGCACGCTTCATGATGGCCAGCATGGGCACCGTGGTGGGTGAAAAGATTACGAGGGCCGCGGAAGCTGCTGCCGCCGGGCGGAGGCCGCTGATTATCTTCTCTGCTTCCGGCGGGGCCAGAATGCAGGAAGGAATTCTTTCCCTGATGCAAATGGCCAAGACGGTGGCGGCCCTGGCCAGGCTGGGGGAGGAGGGGCAATTGTATATTTCGGTCTTAACCGATCCCACCACCGGCGGGGTGAGCGCCAGCTTTGCGGCGTTGGGGGATATTGTTATTGCCGAGCCGGGTGCCCTGATCGGTTTTGCCGGTCCCCGGGTGATAGAGCAGACCATCCGCCAGAAGCTGCCGGAAGGGTTTCAAAGGGCCGAATTTCTAAAGCAGCACGGCTTTGTCGACATGATCGTTCCCAGGCCGCAGATGAAGGAAACCCTGGCCAGGCTCCTGGATCTGCATTTACGGGGGGAGAAGTAA
- a CDS encoding uncharacterized conserved protein, whose translation MSVKTAYSTLCPAERAAGDIYSQLQKFDPKMVIFFASSAFDQAVLSQKLQECFPSAVTFGCSTAGEIISGKMLKNSVVAMAFDEETISGVKVEVVENIKEDGDVKKAFASFEKYYGEPARQMDYKKYTGIVLIDGLSMSEEKIMERIGDTTNVVFVGGSAGDDLKFEKTYVCAGGKAYTNAAVLALLKPKTAFDFIKTQSFDVLNKKLVATKVIPEKREVVEFNGKPAAVAYAEALGVSVKEAANFFMTHPLGLVAEDEIFVRSPQKITGNSMVFYCNILEGMEVYVLQDRDIVGETWSAIKSKKRRMGQITGIINFNCILRTLELEQNGETGAYAGLFSEIPTIGFSTYGEAFQGHINQTATMLVFK comes from the coding sequence ATGAGCGTAAAAACAGCATACTCAACCCTGTGTCCGGCCGAAAGAGCAGCCGGAGATATCTACAGCCAGTTGCAAAAATTTGATCCGAAAATGGTTATATTTTTTGCTTCTTCAGCCTTTGACCAGGCGGTTTTAAGCCAAAAGCTGCAGGAATGCTTTCCCTCCGCCGTGACTTTTGGCTGCTCCACGGCCGGCGAGATCATCAGCGGCAAGATGCTGAAAAATTCCGTCGTGGCCATGGCTTTCGATGAAGAAACAATTTCCGGCGTTAAAGTGGAGGTGGTCGAAAATATTAAAGAAGACGGCGACGTCAAAAAGGCCTTTGCTTCTTTTGAGAAATATTACGGCGAACCGGCGCGGCAAATGGACTACAAAAAGTACACCGGCATAGTTTTGATAGACGGCCTGAGCATGTCTGAAGAAAAAATAATGGAAAGAATCGGAGACACCACAAACGTGGTTTTCGTAGGAGGCTCGGCCGGCGACGACCTTAAATTTGAAAAAACTTACGTTTGCGCCGGCGGCAAAGCCTATACCAATGCAGCCGTGCTGGCCCTGTTAAAGCCCAAAACCGCCTTTGACTTTATTAAAACGCAAAGCTTTGACGTTCTGAATAAGAAACTGGTCGCCACCAAAGTAATCCCGGAAAAGCGCGAGGTCGTCGAATTTAACGGCAAACCGGCCGCCGTTGCCTACGCAGAGGCGCTCGGCGTTTCCGTAAAAGAAGCTGCAAACTTTTTTATGACCCATCCTCTTGGCCTGGTAGCCGAAGATGAAATATTCGTGCGCAGCCCGCAGAAGATTACCGGGAACAGCATGGTGTTTTACTGCAATATCCTGGAAGGCATGGAGGTATACGTTCTGCAGGACAGGGACATCGTCGGGGAAACCTGGTCGGCCATTAAAAGCAAGAAGAGAAGGATGGGACAAATTACGGGAATAATTAACTTCAACTGCATCCTCAGAACGCTGGAGCTCGAGCAAAACGGCGAAACAGGGGCTTACGCAGGGCTTTTTTCCGAAATACCCACCATTGGCTTTTCAACTTACGGCGAGGCCTTCCAGGGCCACATCAACCAGACCGCCACAATGCTGGTTTTCAAGTAG
- the DnaE gene encoding DNA polymerase III, alpha subunit translates to MKKEIIEGREGWNLFVHLHLHSEYSLLDGAARINDAVKRASEMQMPALAITDHGVMFGTVDFYKACKKAGIKPVLGCEVYVAPRSMDDRTPKIDDNLSHLVLLAENEEGYRNLLNLVSMAFIRGFYYKPRVDKELLSEHSRGLIALSGCIAGEVSARILAGENEKARQAAGDYRDIFGPENFFLELQDHGFAEQRKVNREMLKIHKEMNIPLVVTNDVHYVRRGDAETQDVLLAIQTGKSVDDPGRMKFQSEELYLKSPEEMNLLFGELSGALRNTVEIAGRCNVEIEFGKYYLPHYPVPEGYDADTYLAELCYQGARRIYGELSDGVKKRLEYELGVIKQMGYSAYFLIVWDFIHYARQNGIPVGPGRGSAAGSLVAYSLGITSIDPLKYGLLFERFLNPERVSMPDIDVDFCFERRGEIIDYVVRRYGADRVAQIITFGTMAARAAIRDVGRALNMPYGEVDRVAKLVPMELHMTIEKALNESPELRELYDQRPEVRKLIDTAAALEGMPRHASTHAAGVVITPEPLTNYLPLYKATDGPVTTQFAMGTVEELGLLKMDLLGLRTLTVISDALRLIKESTGEELDIERIPVDDQKTYQMLARGETAGVFQLESSGMRSILRDLRPEVFEDIVALVALYRPGPLGSGMVDDFIKNKHGFKKTKYLHPRLEPILKDTYGVILYQEQVMRIASDLAGFSLGEADLLRRAMGKKKPEIIAGLRSQFIEGAARNGVDGETAGQIFDLMEYFAGYGFNKSHSAAYALVSYQTAYLKANYPLQFMAALLTSVKDNTDKVAAYIEECRRLGIEVLPPDVNESRESFTVAGNKIRFGLAAVKNVGMGAVDSIIRAREKDGPFSDYADFCRRLDTRVVNKRVLESLIKCGAFDSLGYRRAQLMAAVDSGLALAQQSQRERENGQLSLLDFFGGSTDSVSISFPEVGEYPEDELLAMEKETLGLYISGHPLSRYREALNRLTTVKTVEITDLPDNSEVVLGGLITDVKKINTRRGEVMAFLTLEDLTGTVEVVVFPRTYTQNRLALRVDEVVLVKGKTSGGGEETKIIGEEISTVESCLGGELHIKIDSVSSPLLDQIQLILSSFKGESPVFLHFEKERRIIKAGENFWVDLSGPVVSRLEDLLGHARVKIKSRTGLSAAGKAEKDAAQAGPGPAAGPPAYIPAYDYDSERAGKKKVKFFSILEL, encoded by the coding sequence GTGAAAAAAGAAATAATTGAGGGGAGAGAGGGATGGAATTTGTTTGTACATTTGCACCTTCATTCGGAATACAGCCTTCTTGACGGCGCCGCCAGAATCAATGACGCCGTAAAAAGGGCCAGCGAAATGCAGATGCCGGCCCTGGCCATAACCGACCACGGAGTTATGTTCGGCACGGTGGATTTTTACAAGGCCTGCAAAAAAGCCGGAATCAAGCCTGTTTTAGGTTGCGAGGTATACGTCGCGCCCCGCAGCATGGACGACCGGACTCCGAAAATTGACGACAACCTGAGCCACCTGGTTTTGCTGGCCGAAAACGAGGAGGGCTACCGCAACCTGCTCAACCTTGTTTCCATGGCCTTTATCAGGGGCTTTTACTACAAGCCCAGGGTGGACAAGGAGCTGCTGTCCGAACATAGCAGGGGCCTTATTGCCTTAAGCGGGTGCATTGCGGGGGAGGTTTCGGCCAGAATCCTGGCCGGGGAAAATGAAAAGGCCCGGCAGGCAGCCGGGGACTACCGGGATATCTTCGGGCCGGAAAACTTTTTTCTGGAACTTCAGGACCACGGCTTTGCGGAACAAAGAAAGGTCAACAGGGAAATGCTGAAAATTCACAAGGAGATGAACATTCCCCTGGTTGTCACCAACGATGTGCACTACGTCCGGCGGGGAGACGCGGAGACCCAGGATGTGCTTCTGGCCATTCAAACCGGCAAGAGCGTGGACGATCCGGGCCGGATGAAGTTCCAGTCGGAGGAGCTGTACTTGAAAAGCCCTGAAGAAATGAACCTGCTCTTCGGCGAACTGTCCGGGGCGCTCCGGAACACGGTGGAAATTGCCGGCCGCTGCAACGTGGAGATAGAATTCGGCAAATACTACCTGCCCCATTATCCCGTGCCGGAGGGGTACGATGCCGACACCTACCTGGCAGAGCTCTGCTACCAGGGAGCCCGCAGGATTTACGGCGAACTCAGCGACGGGGTCAAAAAGCGGCTTGAATATGAGCTGGGCGTCATCAAACAGATGGGCTATTCGGCCTACTTCCTGATTGTCTGGGATTTCATTCACTATGCCAGGCAGAACGGGATACCGGTGGGGCCAGGCCGCGGCAGCGCCGCCGGCAGCCTGGTAGCGTACAGCCTCGGTATAACCAGCATAGACCCCTTAAAATATGGGTTGCTCTTTGAGCGTTTTCTCAATCCGGAAAGGGTCTCAATGCCTGACATAGATGTGGATTTTTGTTTCGAGCGCAGGGGAGAAATTATTGATTACGTGGTCCGGCGGTACGGTGCCGACCGGGTGGCGCAGATTATCACTTTCGGCACCATGGCGGCGCGGGCGGCCATCAGGGATGTCGGGAGGGCATTGAACATGCCCTACGGCGAGGTGGACAGGGTGGCCAAGCTGGTGCCCATGGAGCTGCACATGACCATTGAAAAGGCCTTGAACGAATCGCCGGAGTTAAGAGAGCTGTACGACCAGAGGCCGGAGGTAAGGAAATTAATAGACACCGCGGCGGCCCTGGAAGGGATGCCCAGGCATGCTTCCACCCATGCTGCCGGGGTGGTGATTACTCCGGAGCCGCTGACCAACTACCTTCCTTTATATAAGGCTACAGACGGGCCGGTGACGACCCAGTTTGCCATGGGAACGGTTGAAGAGCTGGGCCTGTTGAAAATGGACCTGCTGGGCTTGAGGACGCTGACGGTGATCAGCGACGCCCTGCGTCTGATTAAAGAAAGCACCGGAGAGGAGCTGGATATAGAGAGGATACCGGTTGACGACCAGAAAACCTACCAGATGCTTGCCCGGGGCGAGACCGCCGGCGTATTCCAGCTCGAAAGCAGCGGCATGCGGTCCATTCTGCGGGACTTAAGGCCGGAAGTTTTTGAGGATATCGTGGCCCTTGTGGCCCTGTACCGCCCCGGGCCGCTGGGAAGCGGCATGGTCGACGATTTCATCAAGAACAAGCACGGGTTTAAAAAGACGAAGTACCTTCATCCCAGGCTTGAGCCGATATTGAAGGACACCTACGGGGTAATCCTGTACCAGGAGCAGGTAATGCGCATAGCCAGCGACCTGGCCGGTTTTTCCCTGGGCGAGGCCGACCTGCTGCGCCGGGCTATGGGTAAAAAAAAGCCGGAGATCATTGCGGGCCTGCGCTCGCAGTTTATCGAGGGAGCCGCCAGGAACGGCGTTGACGGGGAGACTGCCGGCCAGATCTTTGACCTGATGGAGTATTTCGCCGGCTATGGTTTTAATAAATCCCACTCGGCGGCTTATGCCCTGGTATCCTACCAGACCGCCTATTTGAAGGCCAACTACCCGCTGCAGTTCATGGCGGCGCTGTTAACCTCGGTGAAGGACAACACCGACAAGGTGGCGGCGTACATCGAGGAGTGCAGGCGGCTGGGCATCGAGGTGCTGCCGCCCGACGTCAACGAGAGCCGGGAGAGCTTTACGGTGGCGGGCAATAAAATCCGCTTCGGCCTGGCGGCGGTAAAGAATGTTGGAATGGGGGCGGTGGATTCGATTATCCGGGCCAGGGAGAAGGATGGCCCTTTTAGCGACTACGCCGATTTTTGCAGGCGCCTGGACACCAGAGTTGTCAACAAACGAGTGCTGGAAAGCCTGATCAAGTGCGGTGCCTTCGACTCGCTCGGCTACCGCCGGGCCCAGTTGATGGCCGCCGTGGACTCAGGCCTGGCCCTGGCCCAGCAGTCCCAGCGCGAGCGGGAAAACGGGCAGCTTTCCCTCCTCGACTTTTTTGGCGGCTCAACTGATTCTGTGAGCATCAGCTTCCCGGAGGTGGGGGAATACCCCGAAGACGAACTGCTGGCCATGGAAAAGGAAACGCTGGGCCTGTACATCAGCGGGCATCCCCTTTCCCGCTACCGGGAGGCCCTGAACAGGTTAACCACGGTTAAAACGGTGGAGATAACCGATTTGCCCGACAACAGCGAAGTTGTCCTGGGGGGGTTGATCACCGACGTAAAAAAAATCAACACCCGCCGGGGAGAGGTAATGGCTTTTCTGACTCTGGAGGACCTTACCGGGACGGTTGAGGTTGTGGTTTTCCCCCGTACCTATACGCAAAACCGCCTGGCCCTCAGAGTGGACGAGGTGGTTCTAGTGAAAGGCAAAACCAGCGGCGGCGGCGAGGAAACCAAAATAATCGGGGAGGAGATTTCAACCGTTGAAAGCTGCCTTGGCGGTGAATTGCATATAAAAATTGACAGCGTCAGTTCGCCCCTGCTGGATCAGATTCAGCTTATTCTGAGCAGTTTTAAGGGAGAGTCCCCGGTGTTTCTCCACTTTGAAAAGGAAAGGAGGATCATCAAAGCCGGGGAGAATTTCTGGGTTGATTTATCCGGGCCGGTTGTAAGCAGGCTGGAGGATCTTCTGGGGCACGCCAGGGTTAAAATAAAAAGCAGGACCGGTCTTTCCGCCGCGGGAAAAGCTGAAAAAGATGCCGCTCAGGCCGGTCCGGGGCCGGCTGCCGGCCCACCTGCATATATTCCCGCGTATGATTATGACAGTGAAAGAGCGGGGAAGAAAAAGGTAAAGTTTTTCAGCATTCTGGAGCTGTAG
- the Nth gene encoding predicted EndoIII-related endonuclease, translating to MKEIKKAAERERFGENNFLPAKEEAAARIMEILAEKYPEAGTALNFRTPFELLVAAILSAQCTDRQVNRITAGLFKKYNTPQEFAALSPEELAGEIKGCGLHRVKSRHIIEASRELVKRHGGLVPQDRKALEALPGVGRKTAGVVLGVAFGGCELPVDTHVYRVARRLGLSEAKRPEEVEEELAGLIPPPQRMAAHHRLIAHGRQVCSARKPACHRCCVKDFCCYPAKRG from the coding sequence GTGAAAGAAATAAAGAAAGCGGCAGAAAGGGAAAGATTTGGGGAAAATAATTTTTTACCGGCAAAAGAAGAGGCGGCAGCCCGGATAATGGAAATTTTAGCTGAAAAATATCCGGAGGCAGGTACTGCCTTGAACTTCAGAACACCCTTTGAACTGCTGGTTGCGGCCATTTTATCGGCCCAGTGCACCGACCGGCAGGTCAACAGGATAACCGCCGGCCTGTTTAAAAAATACAATACTCCGCAGGAGTTTGCAGCCCTGTCGCCGGAGGAACTGGCCGGGGAAATCAAGGGGTGCGGACTGCACCGCGTCAAAAGCAGGCATATTATTGAAGCTTCCCGCGAGCTGGTAAAAAGACACGGCGGCCTGGTGCCGCAGGACAGAAAAGCCCTTGAAGCCCTGCCGGGAGTAGGGCGCAAGACTGCCGGAGTAGTGCTGGGGGTGGCGTTCGGCGGGTGCGAGTTGCCTGTTGACACCCACGTTTACCGCGTTGCCCGCCGGCTGGGCTTGTCGGAAGCCAAAAGGCCTGAAGAAGTTGAGGAAGAGCTGGCCGGCCTGATTCCGCCCCCGCAGCGGATGGCGGCGCACCACCGCCTTATTGCCCATGGGCGCCAGGTTTGCTCTGCCAGGAAACCGGCCTGCCACAGGTGCTGTGTAAAGGATTTTTGCTGTTATCCGGCAAAAAGGGGGTAA